In the Castor canadensis chromosome 1, mCasCan1.hap1v2, whole genome shotgun sequence genome, aaattaatttttaactcataaataaaaacataaaaactgcACATATTAATGAAGTACCATCAGATGTTTTTTGCAGGTGCACGTTGTGTAGTTTTCAAATCAAGTTAAACATGTCTATCTTCTAATGCCATTTCTTTTTGGTAAATACTTTCATAATTCATTCTTCCAGCTTTTTGAAGAATGCAGTACATCATTGTTATCTGTAGTCATCCTACTGTGCATTAGTATACCAGGGTTCTTTACTCCTATCTAACTTAATTAGCACCCATTCATGGTCCTTTTCCAGTCTGTCCTTCTCCACACTCTCTACAGACTCTAGTAACTGATTTTACTCTCAGAAATTTAAATCCCAcatataaggaaaataatttaataattagcATTATTCTAGTCTGAGTATTTTGCTTCCTacagtgatctccagttccatccatactGTCACAAATGGTAGGATTTAGTTCTTGTTTTATGAATGAATAGTATTTTTtgagtactggcatttgaactcagggcttgacacTTGCAgggcaaactctctaccacttgagccttgcctccagctttctgttttagttatttttcatatagggtctgtTCCTTGCTTAGGgatggctttatttttttaaaaaactgatttaattttttatcatttcagCTATTTCAGTAGGGTTACATCTATCAGAACTAATgggcaataaattattttttttaattgttcatacatttattcacatgtgtatacattgtttgggccatctctaccctctgctccctgtcccccttccccctccctccacaaccctcgcttctaggcagaacctgctctgctgTCTTCTCCATGCCTCCCAAATTACTAGGATTATAGTTCTGAGCACCCATGCCAGGattgttctttgagatggagtctcattaacatttttgaCTGGGTTGGCTTGAACCATGGGACTCCTGTCCCCGTTTTCtaattagctgggattacttATGTGGGCTACCATCCTGACTCTTATGAGTGGTATTCAGTTGCATAagtattgctttgtttttatactttcatcagttgatggaaagttttaatttcttagctattttgaatagtgctgaaaGAAACATGGTGGGAAGATGTTCCCTTTATGTACTAAGTTCATTCCCTTTGAATTTATAGTCAGTAGCTGGAttagtggttctatttttaattttctgaggccCTTTCTTACCATTTCCCATAGTTGGTCTACTAAGCTATAATTCCATGAACAGTGTGTGTTACTAGTTCTGTGTATTGTTCACAGCAATATTACCTTTCATTCTTATGATAAAGTGATAATTACTGGTGAGAAGTGATATCTagatgtggttttgatttggatttttaTGATAATTAGTGATAGTGCACATTTTTTCATATAACAATTGGCCAGTTATGCCTTGTTTGGAGAAATTGCCCATTGTTTAACTGACTTTGCTTTTGCTACTTAGTTTTTGGAATTACTGatgtattctggatatcaacTCCTTTTCAGATATTTAGTTTTCTACATTTCTTACCATTCTCTAGATTTTCTCATCActctgtggatttttttctttgctatgtaGAAGCTTTCCTGTttaatataatcccatttgtctatttttgtctttgctttctaTGACTTGGGGATCTTCTCCAAAAATAATCTTTGTCCATTCCAACATTCTGAATCATTTCCCCTGTTTTTCTTCTAGTGGTTTCATAGCTCCAGTCTCATGTTTAATTCTTTAATCAATTTTGAATTGATCTTGAAATTGGTGAGATGTAAGGCTATATTTCATGTGGATATCTCATTCTTTTGACACTATTTATTGAAAACGCTGTCCTTTTTCCAATATGTGTTGTTGGcatctttatcaaaaatcagtagactgctgggtattgagggggtgggggtaagagggagggggtggagtgggtggtaagggagggggtgggggcaggggggagaaatgaaccaagccttgtatgcacatatgaataataaaagaaaaaaatcagtagacAGTacatgtgtgggtttatttcaggCTATTTTGGTGTCCTTCTGGAGGTATCTAATTTTTTCCAATACCTTACTCTTTTGATTCCTGcagctttgttttatattttcagccAGTTAATTTAATGCCTACAgatttgctctttttactcaatATGGATATggatatttgagatttttttatgtTGCTGTTTTATACAGAGTGACCACAGCTAAAAGTAATGcactgtatattttaaatgtgtgAGAGAATATAGACCATTACCAcaacaaaaaatgacaaatgcttGAGATGAGGGATTATGCTAATCACCCTGATTTACACAATGATCATCACACAACAGACATGTGTGTCATATCATaactcataaatatgtataattattgcatgttaataaaatttttagagTAATTAGTGCAAAGGTATCCCCAGACAAACAGGTATTCTctttaaaaaagtagaaagaaagaaagaaatcccctGGGAAGATCCCTAGATCTCTAGATCTCTAGATCTTTAAGACAAAGCTACATATTGAAAGCTGCATTTTGAATCCAACTAAGCCAGAGATTTTAGGGAGaatattatttttgttgcttATCTTGTCTCCATCACAGCTGATTTGATTATGGGATGCTCATTCCTCTGAGCTTCTCTTCCCCCATGTCCTCATAAGCACTCTCACACAAAAGGCAAACATTATCCTTGGCTATCTCCATCAAAGTCAAGTTGGAGGAGGTATGGTGGGATTAGGAGACTCCTAAGATAGTCACTCAGATGACTCTGTTTCTCCAGATAATTGTGTGCAGAGGCTTCTGTGTCTTCCTTGACATTTGCAAGGACACAAGCCCAGATTATGTTCTGCACTCTATAGGTAAGGGAAGATATTCTCTAGCAAGATCCTTTCCAGGATGTGGTCTTTAGACAATGGTCTAGTCATGAAGATTTTCCACACtctgtcttttttaattttcatttgtctgTTACTAAAGCAGTAAGTATTCAAAATTTGAAACCATAGCCACTTAGAATTGTAAGGGGCAATTGAATGTTTAGCcattcttattttacaaatgaaaaccaaaaaaatggaaagtaaagCTCAGAAGATTTAAATAGCTATATGACAGGCAAAGTTGATCAATATCGTTGACTGAATATTCTTCAGtagacaagaagaaatgaaataggtGATGAGAAGTAATGACCCCAAATGTGTGATTTTAGAATGTTAGTATTTTAcagttttcaaagaaatttcaTGTTCATTaacacaaaagaacaaagaagcttgtggggggcggggggaataATTTTCACCTTGGTTATCCTTAACGACAAGGATGATTTGTCCAGGATGAAATCAGTGTAAACCAAGATTCCAGACTCAGAAGTGTCTCCTAGGTTGACAGGAGCTGTCATACTCTAACCTCAGCAGTACACTCAGCAGTCTCCTGAGCCACCACTGGAGGTAAGTGCAATCAGTTGCATTATGAAATGTGACTTGGACGAAGGCACAGAGTTGCTAAGGGAAAACAAAGTATCTGTTCCTAATTCCCCTGTTGTCCCCCTCACAAGTAAATCAAAAACATAGGTGATGgtaggaaatggaaaaaaaatcagccttGGTAAAAAATAAGGTTTGTGATTTGAAGAGAAAGCAGCTAAAATTTAGATTAAACCTTTTGTTAAACTTCCTTTGGTGTTTGAGGTACTGAAAGACATTACGACATCACTAAGAATGTGTTCCCTAGAACATAAAGTTTCATATAGGAGACAATGTTTAAAGTGAAGTATTCAATTAAGGGCTTgaaaaaatataagagaaaagcaTGAGTGTTCCTCCAGCAGGGCCCCAAATCATTATATAACATTAGCTAGTAAGAAAAAGGTGTGGAGATCCCATTAGAGATGGAAAATATGTGTgaaagtttttgtcattattataCATTAAGCATGACCATATGTTCCTACACTGTGCATTTTGCTGATGAAGCTTTTCATGTATATTTAAACAAAAGCACTGTAAAATGTTATAAACAGTGCAAGAGTCCTATGTAGTTTAATGTGATAAAGCACATCCTACACCAGGCAAAGTGAATTGAGCCCTAGAGTCAAAATATGCATGAATTGTGAAAGCCATGGTTAACAAACAGGATCCCGTGCCCATGTGTAACACCTCCAGATAAATTACCTCACTCAACTCACCCTACCAGCATCCAGCCCAGCTTCTTTTACAGACTCCTGCACTGGACAGGAGTCTGACACATGAGCAAAAGATCTTGGTCACATTTCAAATATCATGGTGGTGTCCAACTAgcatcagtttttttctcttcctgtcctAGGTGCCTACCATGGTAATTCCCAAATGACCTTGTTGGAGAATATTTCAGAGGTGACTGAATTTATTCTTATAGGATTATCAGATGCCCTAGAGTTGCAGGTACCTTGGTTTATAATCTTCACTGTCATTTACTTCATCACTCTTGTTGGGAACCTTGGGATAATTGTGTTGATTCTGTTGGACTCCCTActccacactcccatgtactttttcctcagcaATCTCTCCTTGGTGGACTGTGTTTATGCCTCAAGTGTTACTCCTAAGGTAATTGTGGGTTTTCTCACAGGAAATCAGATCATATCTTACAATGTGTGTGCCACCCAGATATTCTTCTTTGCAGCTTTTGCTGTTAGTGAAAGTTTCCTTCTTGCCTCAATGGCCTTTAACCACCATGCAGCTGGGTGTAAACCCCTGCATTACACCACCACCATGATGAGTACTGTATGTGTCCTACTTCTTGTTGTTTCCTACTTGTTGTTTCTTACATCATTGGACTGATGCAATCTTCCATCCATGTTGGCTTCACTCTCCATCTGTCTTTCTATCATTCCAATGTGATTAGTCACTTTTTCTGTGACGTTCCCCCACTGCTGGCTCTTTCTTGCTCTGATATCTACACAAATGAGATTGTGCTGTTTATATTGGCAGCATTCGATGCCTTTTTCACCTTGTTTGTTATCTTGAACTCTTACATGTTTACTTTTGTTGCTATCCTGAGGATGCGTTCAGCTGAAGGACAGAAGAAGGCCTTTTCCACTTCTGCATCccacctcaccactgtttctATCTTCTTTGGGACAATCATCATGTATTTGCAGCCAGGTTCGAGTCATTCCATGGACACAGACAAAATTGCATCTGTGTTTTATACTGTTATCACCCCTTTGCTGAACTCCCTGGTCTACAGCTTGGGGAATAAAGAGGTCAAGAGTGCATTCAAGAAGGTTGTTGGAAAAGCAAAGTATTCATTGGGGTTTGtcaattaattataattttttcagaAAACATGTGGAACTTTCATTGTATCTCTATtgtttaagaatattttaattataatgattCCTTGTCTTTAATTTATTGGTAtagtttttttcatatatttaatctCTTCTTTTCATACTTGGTGAACATGACTTAGTTGGAGGAAATTTTGTAATGCTTTGCCAGAAAAAGGATGTTGATTCAATTTTAGATCAAGATTATAATACTAGATATTACTGGATCCCACACTGCAGCACACTATTGGGGTAAAGCTACCGTTATCAGACATTACTGCTCCTAAGTATCACCttaagaaattttcaaaatggagaatcCCAACATCTCATCAAAGATAATCTAATTTCATATACGTGCAATGAAACACAGAAATTCATAGTGCAATCCTCACTATCTACATCTTCTTGGATCTTGTGCTCAGAATAGTTTCATTGATGTGTTTgggagctgatggagtggtttaTGTAGTAGAgtgtcttcctagcaagcataaagccctgatttcagactccagtaccaccaaaaaaagttaagCTTCCATTGTTGTGTTGGAATAATTAGGGATAGCAAATAATCTAAATCTGTTTTGTCTCTGATCTTCAGAGATCAAAGATAAAGTTTACTAACCAGCATGCTAGTACAAGCCTGAAATTTCAGCACTggagagactgagacagaagaaTCAAGTGTTCAAGGCCACCCTTTGCTACCAAGAGAGACCCTACTtgaaacaaaagcaacaacaaaaatagagttcaaaaaaataagaactcatttaaaaatatatccatgTCTATTCCTCACCTGAGTTCTAGCTGTCATTTTAGCCCTGTAATGCCTGTGTTGGATACTAACATCTCCTGACAAATATGCTTTTATAACCTTTTACTGAAGTGACTAAAGAATTTATAAAACTATAAGTTTTTGTCTGGATTATTTCTGGGAGCACTAGGAggaagaaatgaactcaatttcCCCCAAACTACTAAGTGTAACTCTAACTTCTAACAAGACACTGAACTCAAGTTCAACGGTGAGGGGAAATCCCTTTAGGTGGAATGAAATAATGTTGTTAGTCACTCACAAGTTCAGTCAGGAATAATCAAAACAACAGCTCCAGCTAAAATGGAGTTTtctataagttaaaaaaaatgatctCTGGAACTGACCATTAATGGGAATCATGCACTTGTGACAAGTGACATCAGTTTGGATATCAGCTCTCTGTTCCTGTATCAGGTTTGAGTTTTTATAGGAGCCATTAAATGGTTATCCAATgaaataagttaaaattattaaataattaaatgaattaatcagATAGTGGGTGACTGGATGATTGTGTATGTGAGTAAATGATTGAGTGCAATGAGTGAGATGAAGCAAAAATGAGATTGTAGAAATGAATCAGCACTAAACTGGATCCCTAATGAACGACCACAGGATTCAAGAGCTACTTGTTCTAAGTGTTTAGAGACAGAACATCTCTCAGATCAGCCCCACAATATTGTTTCTTCCCTTATCCCATTGCAGGATAAACCATGTGCCTTTTCATTAACAAAGTACAAAATTTGTGTCTCTCTAAAACCTTCATATTTCCAAAATACCATgtaattcagaaaatgaaaactgatttgtttaaatcaaagaaatcaagacAATAAATATCACGATGCCCAATCTTTATGTGAAAAACATTagtgaaaacaaaatagaaaaactacCCCATTTTTCTTCTCCATTAGCCTGACAGTCAAAAAAGTAAGTTGAGGGATGAGAACTGGTGTCAATCTAAGGCACTCACTGTGAGTCAGGCACAGGGCTAGATGCTGGCAATGGGAGTTGTATTCCTCAAAGAGTCCTTAAAAATTGTGTTGCCAGTATTTGTAAATCCAGATCACAAGGACAAACTACTTTTCCTTCAGGAATTTTCACTAGAAACACAAATATCTAGAAAAGATATAGCTGTCTTATAACCATAAGAAAATTGTTTCATCCACTCTTCACACTGAAGAATTTACTTTAAATTGTACAAAGGTAACAATTAAGACCAAAATTCCCACTATGAGACTACACAGTTTCAAATTGTGTGGATTTCTCTGTACTTATTTAACCTCTTGCCACAATGTGCATAATAGTTCTATGGACTTCATAAAGTTGGTATGATATTTAGTATGATAGAACACTCTCCTataaagaaataagtgaaaagtATATTTTCCCCCGCGGACCTCGCCCACCCCTCCCTGGGACGGAAGGCGGCGGGCCCGCGGGGGCGATCGGGAgaagcccgccccgccccgccccggtcACGCCAACGCCCACGCGCCCCCCCAACGTCCCCCGTCCCAGCCCGGGGCCCGCGAGGTCCCGGCGGGGAGCGGGGAGGGCGCGCGAGCGCGTGCGTGCTCCCGGACGCGGcctacccacccccccacaccccgagacgggggggggagggaggcgcGCCCCGAGGCGgcgggagaggaggggaggggaagacggGAACCCCTCCCTTCCCCGGACGCGGAGGTCAGGGCCCGGGAGAGGCCGGGAAGGagcgagagagggagggagggagggaccacCACCGCCTCGACTCCGCCCGCGGCgggcgcgcgggcgggcgggcgcgcgggcgggcgggcgcggcGTCCGCCGTTCGAAGAATTTACTTTAAATTGTACAAAGGTAACAATTAAGACCAAAATTCCCACTATGAGACTACACAGTTTCAAATTGTGTGGATTTCTCTGTACTTATTTAACCTCTTGCCACAATGTGCATAATAGTTCTATGGACTTCATAAAGTTGGTATGATATTTAGTATGATAGAACACTCTCCTataaagaaataagtgaaaagtATATTTATTATACCTTCAGCAAAAGTAACAGAATTGTATCATGCCAGCTTCCTGCCCTTCTCCTGCTGCAGCAATGCTCcaccttttttctttacttcttcatGTTGCTGAATTTTTCAACCAGGATCTCAGATAGGTACACAACTCTTCACCTCTGGTCACTTTTCTGGAGGTCATGGATTTATGGGGAAATTTTAATAAGGGCAGATTAAATACAAGCCCAGATAAACTAGCATTCCAGTGTGctgataaaatgataaaatgaggaCATCTTCAGGTATATCAAGATTGCAAGGTAATTTACTATCCACTGGGGATGAAGTCTAGAGAGAGAATGCATTTGAGCAATGGTGAAAACATGTTCTGTTGAGAAAAGGGAATCGAACTTACTGGTTCATGTGCAAATCTCTctgttttccctctctctctacaCTAGGGATAATGGAAGAGAATCTGTTACTGTAAAGGGAAGACATGTAATCTGGAATATGTATTAGATCAGGTTCTGTCAGTCATAATCTCAGAATCACAGATTTGAAATTCAGGGATTCATTTTACAATTAGTGAGAGATATCATTGGTGGAGGATTGGGAGAGGTAAGCACAGAAAGGAAGTAAACTAACATAGCATTGCATTATACATCTGAGCTGAATAAGGGCTCAATCTTTCTGGGGTCTTTTGTCAACTATATTGAACAGTACAGAGATACTGTGAACAAAAAGAAGGGggttacaataaaaaaaaccccacagactTATGTGTTGAAGTTTTGCTGCCCTAGTGGTGGTACTATTTTTAGAAGTGCTGAAATTTTGGATGTGGAATGTAGCAGGAAGAATCAGGCAATTAGAGGCACGTCCTTGGAGGATATAAATTGTCCTGACCCCTTCCTGTATTCCATTACTACTATTTGTCTACCAAGAAGTGAGATGCTTTCCTCCACTACATGATCCCAGCCATAACTTATCTGCCTCACCATCACCAAGAAACAAGAAATAGTTGACTACCAATTGACATAAACCCCAGAAATCacgagtcaaaataaatctttcacccttttaaattgtttctctcaaatACTTTTCACTATGACAAAAGGTTGGCTAAAAGAGTAGACAGTGTGGGGAAGTTGTTGACTATAGTATAGATGGTATTGTGAATAAGAAAATTCCTACTACTGAAAAACCTGAAGAGATGTCTTATGTATGTAAGCAACATGGTAAAGTCTCTAATTTCAGGTCTCATTACTACCATGATGaattcacagtggagagaaaccctatgtttAACCCTATGTTAAGTCTTCAGTTGTCCTAATCTTGTCAAATACATGAAAGGATTCACATTGAAATAAACACTGTGCATGTATGTAATGTGAGATTGTCTTAAGTTTTCCATGCCTTTTAAACACATATAAATCATACTGCAGCAACACTCTATGAGTTTAAGCAAgttgggaaagccttcacttaaTCCATTTCTATGTACTACACAAAAGAtttcacagtggagagaaatcCTATGGATATAAGTAATGTGAAAGAGATTTCTGAGATTCCAGTTGCCTTCAAGCACCCAAAACCCAGCTTGGGGAGAAACCACgtgaatgtaagcaatgtgggaaagaaACCCTTCACTTGCTCAAACTCCTCTTGAATTCACGAAAGTATTCACTCTTCAGAGAAAGCCTGTGTAAGCAGTATGGTTAATTGTTCATATTTCcatacttttcttctttaattttatcatttctatatttacttacatgtgtatatgcttTTCAAAGACATAAACTAACTCATATGCCATGTAAACTGTGAGTGTGACCTACATACAAAAGTGTTCAATCCAGTCCTTTCTACAACATCAAGGCACTTATGATGGagggatggagatgtggctcaagtgttagaatggCTGGCCAGTAAGCATGAGTTCCCAGCTCCAAAACAAGAACTTGTAAAGGAATAAACCTTAGATGTAAGCAATGTAGGAAAGCCTAATGTGGTTCCAGCTTCTGGAGAAatgttgaagaaactcatattgGAAAGGAAACTTGTGCGTATTACCAATGGGGAAAGCCTTTAGGTGTTCTGAGTACATTCAAACACATGAAAGAACACAGTGAAGAGACATGCTGTGGATATACACAATGTAGGAAAgctttcatttcttctgttgGCTTCTTATGACATGTAGACTCTCACAGTGTACAGAAACCCTATGCATGTTAGTAAGGCAGGCAAACCTCTGTATGTCCCAGCTTTCATCAGATACATTAATGAATCCACACTGTAGACCAACAATTGTACG is a window encoding:
- the LOC109679125 gene encoding LOW QUALITY PROTEIN: olfactory receptor 5B12-like (The sequence of the model RefSeq protein was modified relative to this genomic sequence to represent the inferred CDS: deleted 2 bases in 1 codon), which translates into the protein MTLLENISEVTEFILIGLSDALELQVPWFIIFTVIYFITLVGNLGIIVLILLDSLLHTPMYFFLSNLSLVDCVYASSVTPKVIVGFLTGNQIISYNVCATQIFFFAAFAVSESFLLASMAFNHHAAGCKPLHYTTTMMSTVCVLLLVVSYVVSYIIGLMQSSIHVGFTLHLSFYHSNVISHFFCDVPPLLALSCSDIYTNEIVLFILAAFDAFFTLFVILNSYMFTFVAILRMRSAEGQKKAFSTSASHLTTVSIFFGTIIMYLQPGSSHSMDTDKIASVFYTVITPLLNSLVYSLGNKEVKSAFKKYDRTLSYKEISEKYIFPRGPRPPLPGTEGGGPAGAIGRSPPRPAPVTPTPTRPPNVPRPSPGPARSRRGAGRARERVRAPGRGLPTPPHPETGGGGRRAPRRRERRGGEDGNPSLPRTRRSGPGRGREGAREGGREGPPPPRLRPRRARGRAGARAGGRGVRRSKNLL